A single window of uncultured Pseudodesulfovibrio sp. DNA harbors:
- a CDS encoding type II toxin-antitoxin system HipA family toxin: MAQDTTFVFISIEGHFVPAGRLEMSHSGEGVHLSEFSYGRRYLERKNAIPIDPNELPLTLRTYSTIGQFRAFQDASPDGWGRHLLDLAAEEYGVKPTEFDYLTVLDQENRIGALAFGPDPRKRPEPTTPPWRPDIVHGDTLDLGEMIHVADRVLSHEELAPEHRRFLVRGSSAGGAQPKAVVEYEGRQWIAKFSREFEYWPTCRIELAAMNLAALCSIRIPECKVIEVSGRDVFLIERFDRSRDHIRHHFLSAMTLVGAQDMTEGAYGDIARAIRRYGVADYVKDDLVELFRRMVFNILCNNNDDHLKNHGFLYDPTSKMWRLSPAYDIVPQPHENTDGHGFLTLEVGSKGRLATLENALSRCEEFGLNKDEATKIASEVKNIVSHQWIFENRKALVPEEKIRLVEEAYREAEASSVLWIS; the protein is encoded by the coding sequence ATGGCTCAAGACACCACATTCGTATTTATTTCGATAGAAGGACATTTTGTGCCAGCCGGACGACTTGAAATGTCGCATTCTGGAGAGGGCGTTCATTTGTCCGAGTTTTCGTATGGTCGCAGATATCTTGAACGTAAAAACGCCATCCCCATTGACCCGAACGAACTTCCTCTTACACTTCGAACATATTCCACCATAGGACAATTCCGTGCATTTCAGGATGCTAGTCCAGATGGATGGGGGCGGCATCTCCTTGATTTGGCAGCCGAAGAATATGGTGTAAAGCCTACCGAATTTGATTATTTAACTGTTCTTGATCAGGAAAATAGGATTGGGGCTTTGGCATTTGGTCCAGACCCCAGAAAGCGGCCAGAGCCAACCACCCCTCCATGGCGGCCTGATATTGTCCATGGGGATACTCTTGATCTTGGCGAGATGATTCATGTTGCAGATCGTGTTCTTAGCCATGAAGAACTTGCCCCGGAACACAGACGATTCCTTGTCCGGGGATCTTCCGCCGGAGGGGCTCAACCCAAGGCTGTTGTCGAATATGAAGGCCGACAATGGATTGCTAAATTTTCACGAGAATTTGAATATTGGCCGACGTGTCGCATTGAGTTGGCCGCCATGAACTTGGCAGCTTTGTGTTCGATACGTATTCCCGAATGTAAAGTTATTGAAGTAAGTGGTCGAGACGTCTTTCTTATCGAGAGGTTTGACCGTAGTCGTGATCATATTCGTCACCACTTTTTGTCTGCGATGACACTCGTTGGTGCTCAGGACATGACTGAAGGGGCCTATGGAGACATTGCACGAGCTATTCGACGATATGGGGTTGCTGATTATGTCAAAGATGATTTGGTGGAACTGTTTCGCCGAATGGTCTTCAATATCCTTTGCAATAACAACGATGATCACCTCAAGAACCACGGCTTTCTGTATGACCCCACGAGTAAGATGTGGAGGTTGTCGCCCGCCTACGACATCGTTCCCCAACCCCATGAAAATACTGATGGCCATGGCTTTTTGACTCTCGAAGTTGGTTCGAAAGGTCGGCTAGCTACGCTTGAGAACGCATTGTCTCGATGTGAAGAATTCGGACTCAACAAAGATGAAGCAACCAAGATAGCTTCTGAGGTTAAGAATATAGTTTCTCACCAATGGATCTTCGAGAATCGAAAAGCCCTTGTGCCGGAAGAAAAGATTCGGCTCGTAGAAGAAGCTTACCGTGAGGCAGAGGCCAGCTCGGTTCTTTGGATCTCTTAG
- a CDS encoding ankyrin repeat domain-containing protein, whose amino-acid sequence MKRIVILFLVLSVMACGKRDPEYVGLLSMTSYEMFPNASGLRSLALAASDGDLKRIDILVENGVNVNAVGARGLSPGCWVLYHPNINGFKRLLEHGADPNKVLNSSFAKQQYSTSLIHLAAEKSRTIGVEYLKMVLEIGKGNPNLELTDCGDRPIGYTVLFGQEEAFALLYNAGAEIDYSDKYKALIYRAAIAENYELVLFLLHQGVDFKKKNSAGRDVRNMMSITLKFRPSIVLNDYWFWRCVDFLEKRGVQLGITPEQEKYRPKALPTTPTIYDIEIAKGK is encoded by the coding sequence ATGAAAAGAATAGTAATACTTTTTCTAGTGTTATCGGTTATGGCCTGTGGCAAACGTGATCCAGAATATGTGGGTTTATTAAGCATGACCAGCTATGAAATGTTTCCAAATGCCTCAGGGCTTCGTTCGCTGGCTCTGGCTGCATCGGATGGTGATCTTAAAAGGATAGACATTCTTGTCGAAAATGGTGTGAACGTAAATGCTGTTGGTGCCCGAGGGCTATCTCCTGGATGCTGGGTGCTTTATCATCCGAACATAAATGGATTTAAACGGCTACTAGAACATGGAGCTGATCCAAACAAAGTGTTGAACAGTTCTTTTGCAAAACAACAGTATTCCACATCTCTTATTCATTTGGCGGCTGAAAAATCAAGGACAATTGGAGTCGAGTATCTAAAAATGGTCTTGGAAATTGGAAAAGGCAACCCGAATCTCGAATTGACAGATTGTGGAGACCGCCCGATAGGATATACTGTATTGTTTGGACAGGAGGAAGCTTTTGCTCTTTTATATAATGCCGGTGCAGAAATTGATTATAGCGATAAGTATAAGGCCTTGATTTATCGTGCAGCAATCGCAGAAAATTATGAGTTAGTACTTTTTTTACTCCACCAGGGAGTAGACTTTAAGAAAAAGAATTCAGCAGGTCGTGATGTTAGGAACATGATGTCAATTACTTTAAAATTTAGGCCTTCGATTGTACTCAATGACTATTGGTTTTGGCGTTGTGTGGACTTTCTTGAAAAGCGTGGAGTGCAACTAGGGATTACCCCTGAACAGGAAAAATATCGTCCCAAAGCCCTGCCCACAACACCTACAATTTACGATATCGAAATAGCTAAAGGAAAGTAA
- a CDS encoding filamentous hemagglutinin N-terminal domain-containing protein, whose product MKANRISNQLLSVILSCLIVFQPGFIAMAGDRPTVVDPTASDGKKPIIDQAANGVPIELIATPGSGGVSHNLFTDFNVNKIGLIINNSQSMGQSQLGGIIAGNPNLKGGEARLILNEVTGANRSHLEGYTELHGGKADYILANPNGITVNGGGFINFPQVTLTTGKSCFGTGGLEGIDVRSGEILVEGAGVNATNIDAFTLLARATQINAAIHAKILTIAVGQNAYNPTDGSITALAPDATLTPSVVIDSSALGGMYARRIVLQGTEAGVGVNLKGIIQTVDSFELTADGQIRLKNKTTAGTDIQIRSQNGGVEINDTVYAGGAALVSAADALNIRQGASGDTAMVGAAGHLTLSAASVNAVDGNITAGLQTDGSVSGGTLSVMAANSLTTKDSKLVSGGKLSIASSDISIDGGSVAAVDKLSIQGSNSGDVVMTGAAELSSLNAMDVEARSWTAADGLLKANGLYFSLIGDLNLGSAVLNSTGTLTLEANSLATGAGASITSFADMVLALDALQNNGGLIYAGDELNLNVRRLDNTSAGYIVGVNGVDVSGQTEGSRAALIRNNQSVIESLGGSVNIAAESLENISGAATITTQDAGWIYWSMGFPSDFSGFKADGTRNVFSEAGARLYQNKGGVNAHLQYILETYGLPWHRPYDGRTLQEWIHTTEEIIDNAGMTAEILSAKNMVIDADTILNHHGIISSGDDLTITANSLTNRGVELSRHLDFYRNFHQVHDSGRNSYGQVQQHFELSQVTSSDPAVVAAVGTLTVNVPGHVKNESFKEGEQYTGKFAGNAAYSDLEVTGPLKDPNTGEPVNTVTVSLPTGVGSLYVVNKDPKQTYLIETNPAMTNVGNFYGSQYFFDEVGVNVADLNNQILGDAFFETNMVRKQILKATGKRYLNPTYTSDADQFRRLMDNAAQAKTELGLEIGVALSAEQLAGLTEDIVWYETREVMGKKVLVPVVYLGSVSQANLDLTRGAMLTGDSVNIKTAELDNSGGIVGQNVTVEADNVRNSGGDLAGQTLNVTAGKDIINSSGSIRGKDVSLSAGRNVAIETKTEQRRDGATDSHAYVHQTADVTAGGDLNITSGGDTSIRAAGLSAGGAVNITSTGDVAIGTKAMAEHLEARDYKADQTGNMGSSVQAEDLDVLSGGNVSVVGSSLVATNGASIDAVGNVAVTGVINTTQSNYEHSSSGGIFGGGGSSKEHLERTRVTESSVSAGGNVNINAGTKVEDAETGNLVLLGSRINAGGNANLTAEGDIITGAMKERTYQNKSGSSSGLFSSSTSKETTDETGLVRSIVEAGQDARLTAGGSVALDASVVKADQNVKVTATTGDVLISSGQETSYHHAEESKSGFMGIGSMELNEKNSVSTVRGEIEGGGKVVLNAKGDITLQAASITSGDTTEITSTEGLVSMLVAKDSKYEREIKSDSGFLLWSSSEKGEINETVLHTLIDAGGGLTITTAEGVVVELKDSTGDVRKDAELLSNVEGLEWMGGLLERDDVDWQAVQEIHDQWSKSDSGLGMGAMLIISIVAAAVTAGAASELALAAMNLTTLEGATAMEMAVHAALQAGFVSLSAQVTTSVADAAAGGDLGNNLKNIVSADGLRSLMASMLLAGTMTTYASDFAKKGPLGEVIAKTTVKTLTSTIVGGEDLEESFMTALGSTFASYAKGKITSAQLNDTVNLILTGATGAAGSAIVGGDPVQGALSAIVAELAEQIKAPKLTAKQKAEVKPYAIVSNAVYSEGGELPENFERVDLDEKGISPQVMKNKDGLQSELYRNNDTGEYILAFSGTNEALDWNTNIAQAGGNVGAQYESLTLQLGEIRGVLGQDATIIATGHSLGGGIATAAASTGLVNKAVVFNPAGVHERTLVELNPKNTAKALSRANKTTAYVSRGDLLTNFQDMLSFMMPTTVGKRVVVEGGGIHFMDDMVEVFNE is encoded by the coding sequence ATGAAAGCCAATAGAATTTCCAACCAATTGCTTAGTGTTATACTGTCATGTCTTATCGTTTTTCAGCCCGGCTTTATCGCCATGGCTGGAGACCGTCCTACAGTGGTCGATCCGACCGCCTCTGACGGAAAGAAGCCGATAATTGACCAAGCTGCAAATGGAGTTCCTATTGAGCTGATCGCGACTCCGGGCAGCGGTGGGGTTTCTCACAATCTGTTCACCGATTTCAACGTGAATAAAATTGGTTTGATTATTAACAACAGTCAATCAATGGGGCAATCACAGCTGGGTGGCATCATCGCTGGGAATCCCAATCTCAAAGGGGGAGAGGCGCGTCTTATATTGAACGAGGTCACTGGCGCTAATCGCTCTCACCTTGAAGGGTATACAGAGTTACACGGTGGCAAAGCTGATTATATATTGGCAAACCCCAATGGTATTACCGTCAACGGTGGTGGATTCATCAATTTCCCTCAAGTAACTCTGACCACGGGCAAATCCTGCTTCGGTACGGGGGGACTAGAAGGAATTGATGTTCGCTCTGGAGAAATTTTGGTCGAAGGCGCAGGTGTCAATGCCACCAATATAGACGCTTTTACACTGCTCGCGCGTGCGACCCAAATCAATGCTGCTATCCACGCCAAGATTCTGACTATCGCAGTCGGGCAGAATGCATATAATCCCACCGATGGTTCCATAACTGCCTTGGCGCCAGACGCCACACTCACTCCTTCTGTTGTCATTGATTCCAGTGCGCTGGGAGGTATGTACGCGAGACGTATCGTGCTCCAAGGTACCGAGGCCGGGGTCGGGGTTAATCTTAAGGGCATCATCCAGACCGTGGACTCATTTGAGCTGACGGCAGACGGGCAAATTCGTCTAAAAAATAAAACGACTGCCGGAACCGATATTCAAATTCGTTCTCAGAACGGTGGTGTAGAAATTAATGATACAGTTTATGCGGGGGGAGCTGCTCTTGTAAGCGCCGCGGATGCTCTCAACATACGTCAGGGTGCGTCTGGTGATACCGCCATGGTCGGGGCTGCCGGACATCTCACGTTGTCTGCTGCTTCCGTTAACGCTGTAGATGGGAATATTACTGCGGGGCTACAGACGGATGGAAGTGTCTCTGGTGGGACCTTGTCTGTTATGGCAGCCAACTCGTTGACCACAAAAGATTCGAAACTCGTTTCCGGTGGTAAATTGTCTATAGCTTCGTCTGATATTTCTATTGATGGTGGCAGCGTTGCAGCCGTAGATAAGTTGAGTATTCAAGGATCTAATTCAGGTGATGTCGTTATGACCGGTGCGGCTGAATTGTCCTCGTTGAATGCCATGGATGTTGAAGCACGTTCTTGGACTGCGGCCGATGGTTTGCTGAAAGCAAATGGTTTGTACTTTTCGTTGATTGGCGATCTTAACCTAGGAAGTGCTGTTCTGAATTCCACCGGGACGCTGACCTTGGAAGCGAACTCGCTGGCGACCGGCGCAGGTGCTTCCATTACGAGCTTCGCAGATATGGTCTTGGCCTTGGATGCGCTCCAAAACAATGGTGGTCTGATTTACGCTGGCGACGAACTGAATTTGAACGTCCGCAGGCTTGATAACACCTCCGCAGGCTATATCGTCGGGGTCAATGGTGTGGATGTCAGCGGACAAACCGAAGGTTCACGTGCCGCGCTGATCCGCAACAACCAGTCGGTGATCGAAAGCCTCGGCGGCTCCGTGAATATCGCGGCGGAGAGTCTTGAAAATATTTCTGGTGCTGCGACCATCACGACACAAGATGCTGGCTGGATTTACTGGAGCATGGGCTTCCCGAGTGATTTTTCCGGCTTCAAAGCCGACGGCACACGGAATGTCTTCAGTGAAGCAGGTGCGCGATTGTACCAAAACAAAGGAGGTGTAAACGCACACCTTCAGTATATCCTGGAAACATACGGTCTGCCCTGGCACCGTCCGTACGATGGTCGCACCTTGCAGGAATGGATTCACACCACCGAAGAGATCATTGATAACGCCGGTATGACAGCCGAGATACTGTCTGCCAAGAATATGGTCATTGATGCTGACACTATTCTCAATCACCATGGTATTATCTCCTCCGGTGACGACCTGACAATAACCGCCAATTCACTGACCAACCGGGGAGTCGAATTGAGCCGTCACCTCGACTTTTACCGCAACTTCCACCAAGTGCACGACAGCGGAAGGAATAGTTACGGCCAGGTCCAGCAGCATTTTGAACTCTCGCAAGTCACCAGCTCCGATCCGGCTGTTGTTGCGGCGGTAGGAACGCTGACCGTTAATGTGCCGGGGCACGTCAAAAATGAAAGTTTCAAGGAAGGCGAACAGTATACGGGCAAATTCGCGGGAAACGCAGCATACTCCGACCTGGAAGTCACCGGACCGCTTAAGGATCCCAACACGGGCGAACCCGTCAATACGGTTACCGTTTCCCTCCCGACGGGCGTGGGGTCCCTCTATGTCGTGAACAAGGATCCGAAACAGACGTACCTCATCGAGACCAATCCGGCGATGACCAATGTCGGTAACTTCTATGGCTCACAATACTTCTTTGATGAAGTCGGGGTAAATGTTGCCGATCTGAACAACCAGATTTTAGGCGATGCCTTTTTTGAAACCAATATGGTTCGTAAGCAGATTCTCAAGGCGACGGGAAAACGCTACCTGAACCCGACCTATACCAGTGACGCCGATCAATTCCGCCGACTCATGGACAATGCGGCCCAGGCCAAGACCGAGTTGGGGCTTGAAATCGGCGTGGCCCTGAGCGCGGAGCAATTGGCGGGTTTGACCGAGGATATCGTCTGGTACGAAACCCGCGAGGTCATGGGCAAGAAAGTCCTTGTGCCCGTGGTCTATCTGGGGTCCGTGTCCCAGGCCAATCTGGACCTCACACGAGGCGCCATGCTCACGGGCGATTCCGTGAACATCAAGACCGCCGAACTGGACAACAGCGGTGGCATTGTCGGGCAGAATGTGACCGTTGAAGCCGACAATGTCAGGAACAGTGGCGGCGACCTGGCCGGACAGACTCTGAATGTCACGGCCGGCAAGGACATTATAAACAGCAGCGGTTCGATCAGAGGCAAGGACGTCTCTCTCTCAGCCGGTCGCAATGTCGCCATTGAGACAAAGACCGAACAGCGCCGGGACGGGGCAACCGATTCCCATGCCTACGTACATCAGACCGCTGACGTGACCGCTGGTGGTGACCTGAATATTACATCTGGCGGTGATACTTCCATTCGTGCTGCTGGCCTGTCCGCCGGTGGCGCAGTCAATATTACCTCAACTGGCGATGTGGCCATTGGCACTAAGGCCATGGCCGAACATCTTGAAGCAAGGGACTACAAAGCCGACCAGACCGGGAACATGGGATCCAGTGTTCAGGCCGAAGATCTGGATGTCCTCTCTGGTGGGAACGTATCCGTGGTTGGTAGTTCTCTCGTCGCTACCAACGGTGCCTCCATCGACGCCGTGGGCAACGTTGCTGTCACAGGTGTAATTAACACAACTCAGTCGAATTATGAGCATTCTAGTTCCGGTGGGATATTTGGAGGCGGAGGTTCCAGCAAGGAACATTTGGAACGGACTAGGGTTACCGAGTCCTCGGTCTCCGCAGGTGGCAATGTAAATATCAATGCCGGTACCAAAGTGGAAGATGCTGAAACCGGCAATTTGGTTTTGCTTGGTAGCCGAATCAATGCCGGGGGCAATGCGAATCTGACGGCAGAGGGAGACATCATCACCGGAGCCATGAAGGAACGCACGTACCAAAATAAATCTGGATCCTCCTCTGGCTTATTTTCTTCCTCAACATCCAAGGAAACAACAGATGAAACGGGTTTGGTCAGGAGCATTGTTGAGGCGGGGCAGGATGCTCGGTTGACCGCCGGTGGTAGCGTGGCGTTGGATGCCAGCGTTGTGAAGGCGGATCAAAATGTAAAAGTGACTGCCACGACCGGCGACGTGCTTATCTCCAGTGGACAGGAAACAAGTTATCACCATGCCGAAGAGAGCAAGAGTGGCTTCATGGGTATCGGTTCCATGGAACTCAATGAAAAGAATTCGGTGTCCACCGTGCGGGGCGAGATTGAGGGTGGCGGTAAGGTCGTACTTAACGCCAAGGGCGACATCACTCTTCAGGCAGCTTCGATCACCTCCGGTGACACCACCGAGATCACTAGTACCGAAGGTCTGGTCTCCATGCTGGTGGCTAAAGACAGCAAGTATGAACGTGAGATAAAGTCGGATTCGGGGTTCCTTCTTTGGTCTTCATCGGAGAAGGGTGAAATCAACGAAACCGTTTTGCATACACTCATTGATGCTGGCGGAGGTTTGACCATCACCACCGCCGAGGGCGTGGTTGTGGAATTAAAGGATTCCACTGGCGATGTTCGTAAGGACGCCGAGCTGCTTTCCAATGTCGAAGGTCTGGAGTGGATGGGCGGTTTGCTTGAGCGCGACGACGTGGATTGGCAGGCGGTTCAGGAAATTCATGACCAATGGAGCAAATCCGACAGTGGACTCGGCATGGGCGCAATGCTCATCATTTCGATTGTTGCTGCCGCTGTCACGGCGGGCGCGGCATCCGAACTAGCTTTGGCGGCTATGAATCTGACGACTCTGGAAGGGGCTACTGCGATGGAGATGGCAGTGCATGCAGCTCTTCAGGCAGGGTTCGTGTCGCTTAGTGCTCAGGTGACAACCAGTGTGGCCGATGCTGCCGCGGGAGGCGATCTCGGGAATAATCTAAAAAATATAGTTTCGGCTGATGGCTTGCGTTCTCTCATGGCATCCATGTTGTTGGCGGGGACAATGACTACCTATGCCAGTGATTTCGCAAAAAAGGGACCTCTTGGTGAAGTTATAGCAAAAACAACAGTCAAAACGCTTACAAGCACAATCGTTGGAGGAGAAGATCTTGAGGAGTCCTTCATGACTGCCCTTGGTTCTACCTTCGCAAGTTATGCAAAAGGTAAGATAACCTCCGCCCAACTCAACGACACTGTTAATCTCATCCTTACGGGTGCCACGGGTGCGGCAGGCTCCGCTATCGTTGGTGGTGATCCTGTGCAGGGTGCCCTGAGCGCTATTGTAGCTGAACTGGCCGAGCAAATTAAAGCTCCTAAGTTGACAGCGAAACAGAAGGCGGAGGTCAAGCCGTATGCTATAGTTAGTAATGCAGTGTATAGTGAAGGTGGTGAGTTGCCAGAGAATTTTGAGCGGGTGGATTTAGACGAAAAAGGAATTAGTCCACAAGTAATGAAAAATAAGGATGGCCTTCAGTCAGAACTGTATCGCAATAATGATACTGGAGAATATATTTTGGCTTTTTCTGGGACAAATGAAGCTCTGGATTGGAATACTAATATTGCTCAGGCGGGAGGTAATGTTGGAGCACAGTATGAATCATTAACATTGCAATTGGGCGAAATAAGAGGTGTTCTAGGCCAAGACGCAACAATAATTGCAACAGGGCATTCTTTGGGGGGAGGAATTGCTACAGCAGCTGCTTCAACTGGTTTAGTCAATAAAGCTGTGGTCTTTAATCCCGCTGGAGTTCATGAGAGGACTCTCGTTGAATTGAACCCTAAAAATACTGCAAAGGCTTTATCTCGAGCCAATAAGACGACCGCTTATGTCAGCCGTGGAGATTTGTTGACGAATTTTCAGGATATGCTCAGTTTCATGATGCCGACTACCGTGGGCAAGCGAGTTGTTGTTGAAGGAGGCGGTATCCATTTCATGGACGATATGGTTGAAGTTTTTAATGAATAG
- a CDS encoding ShlB/FhaC/HecB family hemolysin secretion/activation protein: MIWDKAGAAALFFCALLFVFPGSALAQSVQDAGRVQERIIQREEERRRILQEQLEQQTKQPPSGVELQKEPPVEPIDGATCFDVRRINLTGVTLIPVSILDDLTSEYTGRCLTLADINELLKAITNEYVARGYVTSRAYLPEQDISSGILELKVIEGRIEDITLNDGIGKQNQLLGPFMGLVGDPLNLRDLEQGLDQFNRLASNNATMKLVPGNKPGQSIVAITNDPDKRWRISLGWDDSGQDSTGTNQYSPQFEKDNFIGFSDMLSLNYSATPLPWESSRRAKNSQSLSAYWALPLGYWTVSLFASKFNYNTILSGMTQEFSNKGETCFQSLGIDRVIHRDADSKTSLGIGVEHRKVESWIEDVRLVASSYETTDVGLKASHTRRLLGGSLSMGLEYHWGADFLGSSEPLDGEGVPTPQYTKWEGNLNYYHPISFGGQSLMWSSILRAQYSHDSLYSAERMSIGSRYTVRGFSIDSLSGDSGGYIRNELSWRLPFQNYYTDKISACELFAGYDYGMILRDENDPYERGCLQGIALGLRTFGKLSASATIAKAIAAPDFLEKENFEIYSAVTVTF; encoded by the coding sequence ATGATTTGGGATAAAGCTGGTGCTGCAGCTTTGTTTTTTTGTGCTTTGTTATTTGTATTTCCGGGGAGTGCCTTGGCCCAGTCCGTTCAAGACGCTGGGCGCGTGCAAGAGCGTATCATTCAGCGAGAGGAAGAGCGTCGTCGAATACTACAGGAACAGCTCGAACAACAAACTAAACAACCCCCTTCAGGTGTTGAATTACAGAAAGAGCCTCCGGTTGAACCCATAGACGGGGCGACCTGTTTCGATGTTCGTCGAATCAATCTAACCGGCGTGACGTTGATCCCTGTCAGCATCCTTGATGATTTGACCAGCGAATACACTGGCCGTTGCCTGACCTTGGCGGACATTAACGAGTTGCTTAAGGCCATCACCAACGAATATGTTGCCCGCGGCTATGTGACCTCCCGGGCCTATTTGCCGGAGCAAGACATCTCGAGTGGTATCCTTGAACTGAAAGTCATTGAGGGGCGCATTGAAGACATCACGCTGAATGACGGTATTGGCAAGCAAAATCAACTTCTAGGTCCTTTTATGGGGCTTGTAGGCGATCCTCTTAACCTTCGTGACCTTGAACAGGGGCTGGATCAATTCAACCGTTTGGCCTCAAATAACGCTACGATGAAATTGGTACCTGGCAACAAGCCAGGGCAGAGCATCGTTGCTATTACAAATGATCCCGACAAGAGATGGCGCATATCATTGGGCTGGGATGATTCCGGCCAGGATTCCACTGGCACAAATCAGTATTCACCACAATTCGAGAAGGATAACTTTATCGGATTCAGCGATATGTTGTCTCTGAATTATTCGGCCACGCCTCTTCCTTGGGAGTCTTCCAGGCGAGCAAAGAACAGCCAAAGTCTTTCTGCTTATTGGGCTCTGCCATTGGGCTATTGGACGGTTAGCTTATTCGCTAGTAAATTCAATTATAATACGATCCTTTCGGGCATGACTCAGGAGTTCTCCAATAAGGGCGAGACCTGTTTTCAATCACTGGGGATCGACCGTGTAATCCATCGTGACGCCGACAGCAAAACGTCCTTGGGAATCGGTGTGGAACATCGCAAGGTGGAAAGTTGGATTGAGGATGTTCGATTGGTGGCTAGCAGCTATGAAACCACCGACGTCGGCCTTAAGGCCAGCCATACACGCCGTTTGCTTGGCGGATCGTTGAGCATGGGGCTCGAATATCATTGGGGTGCAGATTTTTTAGGCTCCTCAGAGCCTCTCGATGGTGAGGGGGTACCCACTCCCCAATATACAAAGTGGGAAGGGAACCTGAACTATTATCATCCTATTTCTTTTGGTGGTCAATCCCTGATGTGGAGCTCGATTCTTCGTGCTCAGTATAGCCACGATTCCCTTTATAGTGCTGAGCGTATGTCGATCGGTAGTCGTTATACGGTTCGTGGATTTTCGATCGATAGCCTGAGTGGAGATAGCGGGGGATATATTCGTAACGAACTTTCCTGGCGGTTGCCTTTTCAGAACTACTACACCGATAAAATCTCGGCTTGCGAACTGTTCGCGGGATATGACTATGGGATGATCCTTCGCGACGAGAATGACCCTTATGAGCGAGGCTGTTTGCAGGGAATTGCCTTGGGCCTGCGTACTTTTGGCAAGTTGAGCGCCAGTGCGACTATTGCCAAAGCCATAGCCGCACCTGATTTTCTCGAAAAAGAAAATTTTGAAATCTATAGCGCTGTGACTGTGACATTCTAG
- a CDS encoding helix-turn-helix transcriptional regulator, which translates to MSRSAAAGKAISPAAVRTLEKVGANIKKARLRRNITQKDLARRASTNHVTLGKLERGEPTVGLGVLVQVLEILGLLSNLELLANPNDDQLGVALEEKNQRQRAGSKRNADEALDF; encoded by the coding sequence ATGAGTCGATCAGCAGCAGCAGGCAAAGCCATCTCCCCGGCAGCAGTTCGTACTCTTGAGAAGGTTGGTGCCAACATCAAGAAAGCTCGGCTGCGCCGGAACATTACCCAAAAAGACCTGGCTCGGCGAGCCTCGACCAACCATGTTACTTTGGGCAAGCTTGAAAGAGGCGAACCCACTGTCGGGTTAGGTGTGCTTGTTCAGGTCCTTGAAATCCTTGGGCTGCTCTCAAACTTAGAATTGTTGGCCAATCCCAACGATGACCAACTCGGCGTAGCTCTTGAGGAAAAAAACCAGCGCCAGCGTGCCGGCAGCAAACGCAATGCAGATGAAGCCTTGGACTTTTAA